From Aquarana catesbeiana isolate 2022-GZ linkage group LG05, ASM4218655v1, whole genome shotgun sequence:
GTCTTGGTTAAAGAAAAAATGCTTTCTCAAATTTTTTAGTTTGaacttttctcctgtttttttagGTCATGTCTGTGTTCTTTATTTTGGTTGagaaaactgccctcctgaaccttcaCCCCgctgatgtatttaaaggtttcagtcatgtctcacCTGTccttttcctccagactgtacatattaaagcggagttctgcttaaaaaaaaaaaaggcagcagctgctgactttgaataaagggacacttacctgtcccagggtccagcgatgcagtgGCACAAAGCCCTCccctctgtggcgccggcattatAACTGGGCGCCCGGCATGTCccagattgctgagagggagggggggagaggtaatCTCCCTTCCGGTGCGctgggaggaagtggaagctgggcccccccccccccccccaaaaaaaaagacataccaaatgtggcagggggttacctcccttaaagcggaagttccatttttgggtggagctccactttaagttcctgaagtcactctcgGTTTTAtccctcaactttttttttttccctatctttGAACTTGTAtctctttctgtaagtgaggtctccagaactggacagtattctaaatgagatctcactaaagatctatacagggtaatcaggacctccttccttctgttgGTGAACCCTCTAGTgttgcatcctagaattctatttgcttttcacACTGCCTGGTcaatttgctcattttgcaatcatttgAAATACCCCTACATATATTTCTTCTGTGGTGTCGACCAATACTGTGCCCCCATTATTTCCCTAtgtgtattttacatttttacaccatatttaaatttttttttttccctgtgcagTGAAAGGGATTATGTAAAACCTAGCAAAGCGTGCTTGTAACTGATATTTGTATAGTTAAACTTTGTACAAAATAACTGTACTGAtggaataacccccccccccctctcaaaatTAGTGCTGTAGGTGAAATGAAAAGTTGGTTGGGTGTTTACAAAAACACTTTTGCTCATAAATAACAGTAAAGGGGTAGAGAGGTTGCCTCACTCCACCCATCCTATCCATATGCTGCCACTCCACCCCTTCTGCTTTCACATGGTTCCTGATGGGGAGAAcctcctcacttttttttttttttttttttttttttttttttgagtaaaaaTTGATTTTACTGTCCAATATGGTCATCTTTTAGCTTAATGACAACATCAGAAGTCCCTTGTGTTTTTCTATTGGAATTAGTGGGACGATCACAAGGGTAGTTCTATGACTTCTCACCAAAATTAGGTGCTGGAACCCGTTTTATAGAATAAAACCATGCAACTGACAACATTGGTTAAGACTTCATGATTCCCTTACATATGGGTAATGGGCACACTTTAAAAGAAACCTGCTTAAAAATAAAATGGAGGATGTCAATTGAATCCTTTTGATTCCCTCTCCTTTCAACTGCAGCTTTGTTATACTACATTCTTGgctggatagttttttttttttttttttttgatccaagATAGAGCTGAGAGGAAAGGATGGTTGAGTTTGTGCTTTGCCAAAAAACTTTTTTGCAGTCTAATTgctgtttgcttttattttttatagttttgaagTGATTAAAGTAATCCACGAGAAGTTGTTGGACATGGTTGGGAAAGTCCAGTAAGTGCAGTTTCTGGTTAACCTGCATTTGGCAAACCTCCTGTAGATTACTGATTGACCTGATTGTCTTTTGCAGGGTACCCATAATGTTGGTTGGAAATAAGAAAGATTTGCACATGGAAAGGTATGTTACAGCTTGTCTGCAAATTAACTTCAATCCTAGTGTAGTTCTTGGGGTAAAGCATATCGAAATATACCTTCTGTCCACCAGCCCATACTAGTGCAGCAGGCAAACTACTATGGAGTGTAATGCTTCCTTGCAATTTCTTGTAGTCAAATTGGTGTGGGATCAtatataagcccccccccccccaaacaccatGATCTTTTCTGTGCTGAAATTGCCCCTTTCTTTAATTGAATTTTAGTTGGGTTCTGCTTTTACATGTGGAACTAGACTAGGAACTTCTGCACACCTTTTTAGCCTGCTTGGGAGCGTTCACTCCTACAGAGGTtgccacccatcaagacattttgatatttgcataactcaaAAGAAGGCAGAGCTAACTTCCATGTATACTTATTTAGAAATATGGCTGTCTGAACATTTGTAATTGCTTGATACATGTACTGTCTTTATTTACACTGAAAAGGAGCAAAATTCACTTTGATATTGTATCTCTCATTGTGGGATCAGACGCAGTGCAAATGATTTTGGTTATGTTCAACACGGCTTTTTGTATTGCTGACTAGCCAGTGCCTTTCCTTCTCTCCAGCAAGGGAGTGAAGAAGCACTTTCCATGCTCCTATACAATCTTGCTCCTAGCTTACACAAGGCTAAAGgcgtgtgcacccccccccccccttaacttgCAGGAGTGGCTAATTGCCAAGCACCACTCCTGTCATGTGGGTTGAAAGGCAATGTCACATGGTCTCTATGGAAGTAGTGTATCTTTTTCTTTGCGCTAGGTGGTAAAGGGGTTATAAGTGGTTGTAGGGGCCAAAGATGGTATAAACGTCAAAATTATTGCTTTGCCTTACAAGTCAAAGCTCTAAaacctttaccttttttttttgaaTACTTGGATTATGACTATAGATCTTTCGGAAGTGTAGAACAAAAATTCTTTGCCTTTAAAATTGATTGTCTACCAGAGCCATTTGAAACTTTATAAATTAACATGCCtcttaggcctgaagattagttaaacccctttttttttttttttttttttttttttcctgaaagctGAGGCCTCAgcataaaaacaattttaaaacttAATGTTGCATATTGTACGTTCATCAAACATGTTTTCAGTAAAGTTTGTCTGTCAAACATAACTTCTGACTTGTTTTTGCAGGGTGATCAGTTATGAAGAAGGAAAAGCCTTAGCAGAATCATGGAATGCTGCTTTCTTGGAATCTTCTGCTAAAGAGAATCAGGTTAGTTTCAGTATAAGATTGGCTAAAATCTGACCTTTTTTAAAACTGAACTTGTACAAGTCCTTTTCCGCTGATAACTTGCACCTTCCCAAAAATGAAGAGCATAGGGGTACATGTCTTTAATCCTGTACTTGTGGGCTGAAATGCATGTTGtgtatatggtggacatgccctaaagcTCACGGATTAGGGTTCTGAGTTTATACAcgattatatatactgttctgcgCTAAAACCTacctgccagaaagttgtcaatgggaaggtttaccttccaacatgcaatgacccaaagcacacagcaaaaatgaccatggTGGCTGAAGgagaaggtgaatgtccttgcatggcctagtcagagcccagacttgaaccgaaCCCTATTGAAAATATGGGTAATGACAAACTGCTCAAGtgtagttaaatttgatggtgaccatttggaCTGCAAAGTTAGTAGATATATGCCAACAGATTAAAGGCTATAATTAAAGCAAAATATGGTTCAGTAAAAGAcacaaggggtgatccttttttccaacTCTGTATCTTCTTGtgtccctcaaccccccccccccacacacacacacacacacacacacacacacacacacacacacacacacacacacacacacacacacacacacacacacacacacacacacacacacacactgtttccTACTTTCTGAGAGATATAATATTTGTGTGCCTTAGGGCAGTGGCAGCCAATCTTTCCAGCGACCAGGAGGTGGACTGGATATTCAGTGTATCCTTAGCCCCCCTTTACACAACACCACCCTTAGTGTCAAGTGTCCCCCTTTTTTAAAACCACCCCGCAGTGTCCTCTGTTCCCTTTCACATCACTGTGCCCCTCTACAGTTCATTCCCCTTTAATGTAACAGACTGTAATGATTGCAGTGTAAATACAATATGACTTGGAACAGCAAAATCCCTTTCATTAGTGCCAACCTACATGCACTTATGGTGCTGccattttaaacaaaataaaattaatagGATTGCTAACATGCGCAatttaaataaaattgcaataGTGCAAAAACCTAGTCCCATATAAGTGCAGTCCCAAAGGTTGTTGGGGGTTCTTGAGTTACAGAAAAATCCCCTGTAGTGACTGTTTCACCCCATGCACACACACCAGATGGCGATGACCCTCCTTCCTGTACAGCAAGGGAAGTCTAGAAGGCATATAGGTCCCTAGGGAGTCACGTCTTGGTGGTCTTTGATGGTTGGTCCTTGGTCCCGATCTTCCTCCTGTGGGTTCAGAAAgcgggcagtatgatggggaaaaaACTTAACAGAGAGGGCGCTTCATGGTGTGTAAAAGATCAAAATGATTATTAAAACAATTTTAAAGCACCACTGCACTTACAAAAAATGGCCCATCCTATCAATCCAACAAGATGGATGCTGCCTGTGTTTGAGCATGCATTCCACTCAAGCCAGAAGTGATGCTGAGGAACAGTCGCTTAACTAATTTTGTCATCTAACTGCAGCATCAGTTTCCTTTTTATATCTGCGTCCCTTGCAATACCGGCCCCCTGTCAATGCTTCCTGCAGTCCCCTCACTGCCCTATCACTGTGTTCCATTTCAGTTTCTACCTTCCCCGTATAGACCTACCTGTGGCAGGGTAGAGACGGTTTTCAGCCGTGTCACTCCCCCTAGCATCCCCCCCGCCACGAATACTGCATGTCAGATACTTTGTAATATTATTTGGCAAACTGCTACACTGCAGGACATGTGGATTATTGCTGTtatattataagatgaaacaatcagcgccacatgTAAAAAacattgtgatgtttaaataaaataacctaataataaacatgcacaactgctaaacattccaagtggtacaccacactatatttataattttacgcatagcgctacatttatttactatccattttgaaattaaagtgcaaatctctaaaataaatcctacatataaatgaatacttcataaaatgaagaaataaagcATGAAagactcttcttgtgatcagtgtatccacacaattccaccacagtgattgttggTCCTCAAAAGGAGTGCTCACCTCCTAGaggtcggccgatatatcggccgatatttggcttggcatcggccgattgtgctgataaaagaagccgattataacttcagcaggacttgcaaatgacttctgtaatagaagtcaattgcaagttgtctgaaggtttcttctctcctcctctgggcagcctgccaaatctgataagatacatttgtatctcttcgggttcttttatcaatagactgaactccatgtgtagaagttctcagtttaaccatttaaagactaaatcttttttgacatttgttgcttacaagtaaaaattctgtattttctgctagaaaatcacttggaacccccaaacattatatatttttttttttttagcagagaccctagggaataaaatagtggttgttgcaatattttgtcacacggtatttgcgcagcggtctttcaaacgcaatttttaaaaataaaatacactaattaaaaaaaaaaaagcagtaaagttagcccattttttttcgtccaaaagttttggttacctgtttttgtgtatttaatatttaagatatagttgtttttttttttttttttttttttttatctaaattatacatacaagtgaactgatttgaggtttgttttgttcaataaatgtttaaatataaaaaattttctgtattacttaaggttgctttcacactggagcgggcatgcgttgacggtaaaacgctgttagttttagcggcgctttaccgtcattttagcggcgctattcggctgctagcggggcgcttataacccagctagcggccgaggaaggtgttaaatgcgcccctgaagtgctgctgccgagaCGTTTTGCAGcctcttcggcagcggtgcgcattcatttcaatgggcaggagtggtggagcagcggtatacaccactccaaagacatcctgccagcgcatcgcctcactcgggatatcacactgagactgtagggaagccgttttacaggcgctatttttagcccaaaagcgcctgaaaaacgccccagtgtgaaaggggtctaactgttagattttatgagatgaaggggggaaaaaaaaaaaaaaatcggcatcacatatcggccactgtgacttctaaatatcggcatcggccagagaaaaacccatatcggtcgacctctactcacctcccagatgagtcaaaactcgtatgtggatctccccacaagctctttgctctcacttcctcttcccagtcaatggtgggtaatccagatggctcttttcttaatggtgaCTCAGCATTAATACCTAAAgaaacggatcatctcccagcttggctcaagattccatgagttcaggacatgtaaataattaTAGAGACCGTAGTGTTCTCcagatacaaatttattcaaagcccccaaatggACAAGTTGcatttacaagataaaaacttttaaaatcccaaaaaaacctTGAGTAGCACCgctgtgtccacatacacagtgcctggctgaatgTGACTATCAGCGCCTTCTAGACgcatatcggccaatcacaggccttcctcagaaCTACTACTGAGGAAGTCCTGTGATTATTTACATGTCCTAAACTCGTgtaatcttgagccaagctgggagatgatctgtttctttggatattaatgagctcaGTTACCATTTAAGaaaagccatctggattacccaccattgactgggaagaggaagtgagaacaaggagcttgtggggagatccgcatatgagttttgactcatctgggaggtgagtgcgcatttttactggtggtggtgtgcactccttttgaggacgaacaatcactgtggcgGAATTATGTGGATagactgatcacaagaagagtctTTCgtgtgtggtcccccccccccccccccccccaattttatggactattcatgtatatgtaggatttatttattttagagatttgcactttatatttttaattttacacatggcgctacatttatttactatACATATTGCTGTTATATGTATGTTCTTCAATAgtcatttgattaaaaaaataaattaaataataaaccaAGTTGGACAAGTCTTACTGTTGTCAATGGGCTTGCttgctaaacctggagagtgcaaaatgtggtgcagctgtgcatggtagccaatctacttctaacttcagcttgttcagtttaagctttgagaaaaaaaaactgaaagctaattggtttctatctagagctgcaccagattttgcactctccagtttttgtaaacgTCTAGAAATGTCAAACTTGCTGTGGATTTTTGTgaagactgactttttttttttttttttatccagactgCTGTTGATGTTTTTAAAAGAATAATTTTAGAAGCCGAAAAGATTGATGGTGGATGTTCACAAGGGAAGTCTTCCTGCTCCGTAATGTAATTCCACTACACAAGCTGCGGACACTGGGAATATATTCTACTTGAATAAGCAAACTGCCTGTTCTACTTCAAAACTAGGCTTTTCATGTAACTTTTTTCCTCTCCCAGGAGGTGTGGTATTGCTAGCAGCACCATGTGTCCTCTTCTGGGATCGGAAGGGTTACACTGATTTTCAGGATAGGGATGGTCACAGCCGCCTTTTTGTTTTTTCCATGCAGATTATTCAGGAATCTGACTTCTTCAGCTCTTCAAtcacactttcaatttgtatatcCATATTTCTTAATATTATGGCCAATACTTTTTTACAGGCATTAATTTCAGTGTAGTTTGTTTATAATATTGTAATCACTCAAATGATACATATTGTTACATTATTCTTTACTTAACCCAGCTTGAACGTCAGTGTTTCTTTCTTTGTTCAGTGTAAACTTGTAAATAAAACCAGCTGCAGACCTTAAAGCTCTTtgtgcttattaaccacttgcctactgtgtatacccttcctgaccaggccgatggttttttttttttttttttttttttttattttggccaagtTATACTGCttcatagctttggtaaaaatccCAAATCTGTATTTTTGGCACCATGGCCTTTAGACTAACCTTTACAAAGaccaatcattaaaaattgatcacacctgatgtactgacggcctatcatttcttgagaaaCTAGCTGGGACAGTGCAAATTactactttttggaaagtagacattccaaggtatttgaggCATGCcgagttatattttttttttcccacaaaattgtcatattaacgggttatttctcacatggcatatgcatacttgcaactacactcaAACACATTCTGCTTCTCTGGAGTATGGTGATGCTGCATGTGAGACTTTttaacagcctagccacatacagaggcccaacatgcagggagcactgttggatagtcaggtgttctagggacataaattacacatctaatttcctattacacatttgaaggccttggagcaccagggcaatgaaAAGCCCACCAACATATATTGTATGAGTGTTTTGAACATGTGGTGTATGTGGGGATTCCCCCCACTCCCCTGTGCTGAGGAtccactgatggggtggcactattcacttatgggcactgtagtggcactctGGATCATGCTAGCGCCTGctgcagagtctctctctctctctctctctctctctctctctctctctctctctctctctctctctctctctctctctcgtactCTCTCTCGTACTCTCTCTCGTACTCTCTCTCGTACTCTCTCTCGTACTCTCTCTCGTACTCTCTCTCGTACTCTCTCTCGTACTCTCTCTCGTACTCTCTCGTATTAGAGAGAAGAAACACTGCAGCAGTGTGAGCAGAACCAGGCATGTGTGTGGGTTTCACAAGTGATTGCtctcattggacggagcgatcacatggtaaagcgccactgattggccttttaccctgatctgtgatgcactGGGTCCCTTGGCCCCAGCTATCATGGACACTTCTTGATGCAAGGGACACAGTCGTATGACGACGTCCCAGAACTAGCCAGcagcactgtagctgtcattcggctatagtgctgtcgacaagtggttaaaaaggagctCAGTTTCAAGCAACccccccattcactgaccatggTCATTTCAGTTAAGtttaattgtttttactttttaacatTAAGAATTTGGCACTAAGCACTGCCAGGACACGTGTATGGCAATTGGTAAAATGACTGAGCCAGCAGTTACATGTGGGGGGGATATCCATTTGCCTCATTGGCTACTGTAAGGCACAATGCATGAAAGCTCCTTCATGTCACGCTGGTGATGAGGTACAGCATGAAGGATGTCACACATAGAAAATTTGAGCTGTGCTGAACTGCCACTAAACAGTATGTGTATTGAGGGGGCAGAGTTATGCTTTTTCCACATCCCCCTCACTGGCTATGGGCAGGTGAGGCAAATTAAACATGTCCGCGCTGCGCCTGGTAGGAGAGGAGGTACAGTGTTGGAAAAGaagggtgtgtgttttttttttttgtttttttttttttacccctgtcaagccaattttcagcgtgtcatgcaacactgtacccagttttttgttttgttttttttgttagctttctttttggtggtatttaatcaccacgggAGCTCCCCACATTGTGAACACGTTTTCAGACCCCCTTCGCTTTTTTCAATTTCATGTTGCAGCCTTATACTTTAAGTGTTTTTGTTGCGTTTCATCTAGCCCCAGTATCCCATAATTTTACTAAAgccatgagatcaaaggaactgcctgcagagctcgggattattgcaaggcacagatctggggaaggctacaaaaacatttctgctgcactgaaggctTCCAAGAGCAGCGTGGCCACCATAATTCTCAAATGGGAGAAGTTTAGCACAACCAGAACTCTGACAAAAGCTGTGCACAATCTAGGGAGAAGAGCCCTAGTAAGAGAGATGGTCACTCTGTGCTCCAGACATCTTTTGTGGCgatgggacaaagttccagaaggacaaccatcactacagccctccaccactgatctgggctttatggcagtgtgACTAGacagaagcctttcctcagtgcgaAACACACAAAAGCCTGCTTGGCATTTGCAAGAAAGCTCCCCCCATCTCTTGCATAATGGTCGCTGGGGCACTACAGTGTAACCATATGACTGGTGTGATCATGACTGGCAACAGTAAGCTGTTCTTGGCCCTGGACCATGTGATTACCCTGACTAATCAGAGTTCACAATAGTACACAGTGGCTATGGATGACAAGCCGTGTTTACAACTGATGTGATCACTGTCCTCACAGTGATCTCATGGTAAAGGGGCCACGCATGGTGACCCAGTACGATGGCCACTACAGTACACGGCGGGGTTATATTGCGCTGAAGGGCCAGTATGGTGTGCgaatgggaggatgtcatatgatgtccacccaggataaaGGAGGGCCCATATTACAATAGGcttggtgggaagtggttaaaaatatgaaacaccccccccccccccaaattatgcTGTAGGTTTTCAAACAGGGGCTTACAGTAagtggtttcaattttttttttttttttttttttttatatacatgaaaTCTGTGTTTTTATAAAAAGAGCTTGATTGTGTGGAAGATGAGGATTGGCAAGGCAGCCAATCAGTACACGTGATTGCAAGAAGAATGCTAAGAGAAAGCAAAGTGACAGCTCATTGGTCTCCTGCTACTCTTTCACTGTCCAATAACAGGTGGGTCTGGGATAGGAGAGCTCTTGCTACATCTGTCCCTGCCTAATCAATGCTTTTATTAGCACAACCGATAAAATTACAGCAAGAGAATCCTGAATGTTTTGGCAAACTGCCTTAGTCATAGCATAGTTTAAAATGAGGTCTGATCCAACCTTATAGGAGCACGTGATCTAAAAATACAGATCAGGTGTATCCAATGAGTAAAACTAAAAGCAGACCTATAAGCACAAACATTGGTGGATGTGGGAATAACCTTCAGTAAGTCATAAGAAAAGCAGCATTCTCCTTAATATACGAATGGTAACCAGCACCCTGTTGGGACGTGTTTAGTCACATAACAAATTTACCTGTATATCTCCTAGTAGGAGGGCTCCCACCCTGAAAACAATGTTGTCTCACCTACAGTCgtgcttaaaagtttgcataccctggcagaaggtCATTCTTCGCCAGTCCTTCGTTCTTTCGAGGTATGTCATGAGTGTTTCTTACATCTAGTTTTTGTGtcgtgctcccttttttttttttttttctcttcagtcCATACTTTTTGGAAGCGAAGAAAGATGATATTTTGTGTTCTGTGGAACgttgaagagaccttgggtaggaaAGCCAGGTCTGGTGAGAGAATGATCTTGTCCAAATGTATAAGGCAGTATGGTTCTATCATAGGCAGGGCTTGGATTTTGCTCACTCTTCTGGCCGACACTAGGGCCACAAGAAGTGCCATTTTTagagtgaggtttttgtctgagctgtcttGCATCGGTTTGAATGGAGGGGAGAGAAACCCTCTGAGTACCATGGacatgtcccaagttggagttctattcGTTTTAGCCGGCCTTGAGTGACATTAGAAATCGTTTTATCAGCGGATCCTCTGCAagtgctgccacttgtaccttcaGCGTGCCTAGGGAGATATTTGTCTGCACCGTCTTGCAGGAATTCCAGAATTGTTGGGAGTATCCCTCTGTTGGAAATTGGTTTGTTTttgttcc
This genomic window contains:
- the RHEB gene encoding GTP-binding protein Rheb produces the protein MPQSKSRKIAVLGYRSVGKSSLTIQFVEGQFVDSYDPTIENTFTKLICINGQEYHLQLVDTAGQDEFSIFPQTYSIDINGYILVYSVTSIKSFEVIKVIHEKLLDMVGKVQVPIMLVGNKKDLHMERVISYEEGKALAESWNAAFLESSAKENQTAVDVFKRIILEAEKIDGGCSQGKSSCSVM